Proteins encoded within one genomic window of Camarhynchus parvulus chromosome 14, STF_HiC, whole genome shotgun sequence:
- the HAGHL gene encoding hydroxyacylglutathione hydrolase-like protein isoform X4 produces MKVKVISVLEDNYMYLVIEESTRHALAVDAAVPKRLLEIIKKEDVVLRAILTTHHHWDHARGNEELAQLLPGLQVFGADERIGALTHRVSHGQELAFGTIRVRCLFTPCHTSGHMCYFMWEDDSPDAPALFSGDTLFVGGCGQFFEGTAEQMHTNLTQILGTLPKDTKVFCGHECTVRNLKFALKVEPENEVVKEKLAWAKRDDEDLPTVPSTLQEEFLYNPFLRLTEEAVQRFTGRTDPVEVLRALRSHRDNFKKPKERPNPQAMLAFDWGLFGPFLEKK; encoded by the exons ATGAAGGTGAAGGTGATCTCCGTGCTGGAGGACAACTACATGTACCTGGTGATCGAGGAGAGCACCCGGCACGCCCTGGCCGTGGACGCCGCGGTGCCCAAGCGG ctgctggagatcATCAAGAAAGAGGACGTGGTGCTCAGGGCCATCCTCACCACCCACCACCACTG GGACCACGCCAGGGGCAATGAGGAgctggcccagctgctgccaggcctgCAGGTGTTCGGGGCTGACGAGCGCATCGGGGCCCTCACCCACAGGGTCAGCCACGGCCAGGAGCTCGCg TTTGGGACCATCAGGGTGAGGTGTCTCTTCACGCCGTGCCACACCTCGGGCCACATGTGCTACTTCATGTGGGAGGACGATTCCCCAGATGCTCCAGCTCTTTTCTCAG GTGACACCCTGTTCGTGGGGGGCTGCGGGCAGTTCTTCGAGGGCACAGCGGAGCAGATGCACACCAACCTCACCCAGATCCTGGGCACCCTGCCCAAGGACACG aaagTTTTCTGTGGCCACGAATGCACCGTCAGAAACCTCAAATTCGCCTTGAAGGTGGAGCCAGAGAATGAAGTGGTGAAGGAGAAGCTGGCGTGGGCCAAA agggatGACGAGGACCTGCCCACGGTGCCATCCACGCTGCAGGAGGAGTTCCTGTACAACCCCTTCCTGCGGCTCAC GGAGGAGGCCGTGCAGAGGTTCACGGGCAGGACAGACCCTGTGGAGGTGCTGAGGGCTCTGCGCTCCCACAGGGACAACTTCAAGAAGCCCAAGGAGAGGCCCAACCCCCAGGCCATGCTGGCCTTCGACTGGGGGCTCTTTGGGCCCTTCCTGGAGAAGAAGTGA
- the HAGHL gene encoding hydroxyacylglutathione hydrolase-like protein isoform X1 — protein sequence MKVKVISVLEDNYMYLVIEESTRHALAVDAAVPKRLLEIIKKEDVVLRAILTTHHHWDHARGNEELAQLLPGLQVFGADERIGALTHRVSHGQELAFGTIRVRCLFTPCHTSGHMCYFMWEDDSPDAPALFSGDTLFVGGCGQFFEGTAEQMHTNLTQILGTLPKDTKVFCGHECTVRNLKFALKVEPENEVVKEKLAWAKQRDDEDLPTVPSTLQEEFLYNPFLRLTLSGLSPCREEAVQRFTGRTDPVEVLRALRSHRDNFKKPKERPNPQAMLAFDWGLFGPFLEKK from the exons ATGAAGGTGAAGGTGATCTCCGTGCTGGAGGACAACTACATGTACCTGGTGATCGAGGAGAGCACCCGGCACGCCCTGGCCGTGGACGCCGCGGTGCCCAAGCGG ctgctggagatcATCAAGAAAGAGGACGTGGTGCTCAGGGCCATCCTCACCACCCACCACCACTG GGACCACGCCAGGGGCAATGAGGAgctggcccagctgctgccaggcctgCAGGTGTTCGGGGCTGACGAGCGCATCGGGGCCCTCACCCACAGGGTCAGCCACGGCCAGGAGCTCGCg TTTGGGACCATCAGGGTGAGGTGTCTCTTCACGCCGTGCCACACCTCGGGCCACATGTGCTACTTCATGTGGGAGGACGATTCCCCAGATGCTCCAGCTCTTTTCTCAG GTGACACCCTGTTCGTGGGGGGCTGCGGGCAGTTCTTCGAGGGCACAGCGGAGCAGATGCACACCAACCTCACCCAGATCCTGGGCACCCTGCCCAAGGACACG aaagTTTTCTGTGGCCACGAATGCACCGTCAGAAACCTCAAATTCGCCTTGAAGGTGGAGCCAGAGAATGAAGTGGTGAAGGAGAAGCTGGCGTGGGCCAAA cagagggatGACGAGGACCTGCCCACGGTGCCATCCACGCTGCAGGAGGAGTTCCTGTACAACCCCTTCCTGCGGCTCAC gctctcagggctgtcccctTGCAGGGAGGAGGCCGTGCAGAGGTTCACGGGCAGGACAGACCCTGTGGAGGTGCTGAGGGCTCTGCGCTCCCACAGGGACAACTTCAAGAAGCCCAAGGAGAGGCCCAACCCCCAGGCCATGCTGGCCTTCGACTGGGGGCTCTTTGGGCCCTTCCTGGAGAAGAAGTGA
- the HAGH gene encoding hydroxyacylglutathione hydrolase, mitochondrial isoform X2 gives MKVEILPALTDNYMYLLIDQDTREAAIVDPVQPQKVLDAVKKHGVRLTTVLTTHHHWDHAGGNEKLVKMEPGLYVYGGDSRVGALTHRVSHLTALKVGSLSVKCLSTPCHTSGHICYYVTKPNSSEPPAVFTGDTLFVAGCGKFFEGTPEEMYKALIEILGSLDPRTRVYCGHEYTINNLKFARHVEPRNPSIQEKLAWAKAQYDSGEPTIPSTIAEEFTYNPFMRVREKSVQEHAGESDPVRVMGAIRKEKDNFRVPKD, from the exons ATGAAGGTGGAAATCCTGCCAGCCCTCACTGACAACTACATGTACCTCCTCATCGACCAGGACACCAGGGAGGCTGCCATCGTTGaccctgtgcagccccagaaG GTTTTGGATGCAGTCAAGAAGCATGGAGTGAGGCTGACCACTGTCCTGACCACCCACCACCACTG ggACCATGCTGGAGGCAACGAGAAGCTGGTGAAGATGGAGCCGGGGCTGTACGTGTACgggggggacagcagggtggggGCCCTGACCCACAGAGTGTCCCACCTGACAGCTCTCAAG GTGGGATCTCTGAGTGTGAAATGCCTCAGTACGCCGTGTCACACCTCGGGACACATCTGTTATTATGTGACTAAGCCAAATAGCTCCGAGCCACCTGCAGTTTTTACAG GTGACACCCTGTTCGTGGCTGGCTGTGGGAAGTTCTTCGAGGGCACCCCAGAAGAGATGTACAAGGCACTGATTGAGATTTTGGGCAGCCTGGACCCCAGAACG aGGGTTTACTGTGGCCACGAGTACACCATCAACAACCTCAAGTTTGCTCGGCACGTGGAACCCAGGAACCCCAGCATCCAGGAGAAGCTGGCCTGGGCCAAG GCCCAGTACGACAGTGGAGAGCCCACCATCCCCTCCACCATCGCCGAGGAGTTCACCTACAACCCCTTCATGAGAGTGAG ggagaagTCAGTCCAGGAGCACGCTGGGGAGAGCGACCCTGTGCGGGTCATGGGGGCCATCAGGAAAGAGAAGGACAACTTCAGAGTGCCCAAGGACTGA
- the HAGHL gene encoding hydroxyacylglutathione hydrolase-like protein isoform X2, whose product MKVKVISVLEDNYMYLVIEESTRHALAVDAAVPKRLLEIIKKEDVVLRAILTTHHHWDHARGNEELAQLLPGLQVFGADERIGALTHRVSHGQELAFGTIRVRCLFTPCHTSGHMCYFMWEDDSPDAPALFSGDTLFVGGCGQFFEGTAEQMHTNLTQILGTLPKDTKVFCGHECTVRNLKFALKVEPENEVVKEKLAWAKRDDEDLPTVPSTLQEEFLYNPFLRLTLSGLSPCREEAVQRFTGRTDPVEVLRALRSHRDNFKKPKERPNPQAMLAFDWGLFGPFLEKK is encoded by the exons ATGAAGGTGAAGGTGATCTCCGTGCTGGAGGACAACTACATGTACCTGGTGATCGAGGAGAGCACCCGGCACGCCCTGGCCGTGGACGCCGCGGTGCCCAAGCGG ctgctggagatcATCAAGAAAGAGGACGTGGTGCTCAGGGCCATCCTCACCACCCACCACCACTG GGACCACGCCAGGGGCAATGAGGAgctggcccagctgctgccaggcctgCAGGTGTTCGGGGCTGACGAGCGCATCGGGGCCCTCACCCACAGGGTCAGCCACGGCCAGGAGCTCGCg TTTGGGACCATCAGGGTGAGGTGTCTCTTCACGCCGTGCCACACCTCGGGCCACATGTGCTACTTCATGTGGGAGGACGATTCCCCAGATGCTCCAGCTCTTTTCTCAG GTGACACCCTGTTCGTGGGGGGCTGCGGGCAGTTCTTCGAGGGCACAGCGGAGCAGATGCACACCAACCTCACCCAGATCCTGGGCACCCTGCCCAAGGACACG aaagTTTTCTGTGGCCACGAATGCACCGTCAGAAACCTCAAATTCGCCTTGAAGGTGGAGCCAGAGAATGAAGTGGTGAAGGAGAAGCTGGCGTGGGCCAAA agggatGACGAGGACCTGCCCACGGTGCCATCCACGCTGCAGGAGGAGTTCCTGTACAACCCCTTCCTGCGGCTCAC gctctcagggctgtcccctTGCAGGGAGGAGGCCGTGCAGAGGTTCACGGGCAGGACAGACCCTGTGGAGGTGCTGAGGGCTCTGCGCTCCCACAGGGACAACTTCAAGAAGCCCAAGGAGAGGCCCAACCCCCAGGCCATGCTGGCCTTCGACTGGGGGCTCTTTGGGCCCTTCCTGGAGAAGAAGTGA
- the HAGH gene encoding hydroxyacylglutathione hydrolase, mitochondrial isoform X1, whose product MLRGGWRGLGTALAAGAVLGAVLRAGSAQLRAQFLHTEHELREPRTVSQADMKVEILPALTDNYMYLLIDQDTREAAIVDPVQPQKVLDAVKKHGVRLTTVLTTHHHWDHAGGNEKLVKMEPGLYVYGGDSRVGALTHRVSHLTALKVGSLSVKCLSTPCHTSGHICYYVTKPNSSEPPAVFTGDTLFVAGCGKFFEGTPEEMYKALIEILGSLDPRTRVYCGHEYTINNLKFARHVEPRNPSIQEKLAWAKAQYDSGEPTIPSTIAEEFTYNPFMRVREKSVQEHAGESDPVRVMGAIRKEKDNFRVPKD is encoded by the exons ATGCTCCGCGGGGGCTGGCGGGGGCTCGGCACCGCCCTGGCAGCCGGGGCCGTCCTCGGGGCCGTTCTCCGAGCCG GTTCAGCACAGCTGCGAGCTCAATTCCTGCACACCGAGCACGAGCTGAGGGAGCCCAGGACAGTGAGCCAGGCCGACATGAAGGTGGAAATCCTGCCAGCCCTCACTGACAACTACATGTACCTCCTCATCGACCAGGACACCAGGGAGGCTGCCATCGTTGaccctgtgcagccccagaaG GTTTTGGATGCAGTCAAGAAGCATGGAGTGAGGCTGACCACTGTCCTGACCACCCACCACCACTG ggACCATGCTGGAGGCAACGAGAAGCTGGTGAAGATGGAGCCGGGGCTGTACGTGTACgggggggacagcagggtggggGCCCTGACCCACAGAGTGTCCCACCTGACAGCTCTCAAG GTGGGATCTCTGAGTGTGAAATGCCTCAGTACGCCGTGTCACACCTCGGGACACATCTGTTATTATGTGACTAAGCCAAATAGCTCCGAGCCACCTGCAGTTTTTACAG GTGACACCCTGTTCGTGGCTGGCTGTGGGAAGTTCTTCGAGGGCACCCCAGAAGAGATGTACAAGGCACTGATTGAGATTTTGGGCAGCCTGGACCCCAGAACG aGGGTTTACTGTGGCCACGAGTACACCATCAACAACCTCAAGTTTGCTCGGCACGTGGAACCCAGGAACCCCAGCATCCAGGAGAAGCTGGCCTGGGCCAAG GCCCAGTACGACAGTGGAGAGCCCACCATCCCCTCCACCATCGCCGAGGAGTTCACCTACAACCCCTTCATGAGAGTGAG ggagaagTCAGTCCAGGAGCACGCTGGGGAGAGCGACCCTGTGCGGGTCATGGGGGCCATCAGGAAAGAGAAGGACAACTTCAGAGTGCCCAAGGACTGA
- the FAHD1 gene encoding acylpyruvase FAHD1, mitochondrial: MAGSKPLSRFWEWGRNIVCVGRNYAEHAKEMGSALPAEPLFFLKPSSAYVREGSPIVRPYYCRNLHHEVELGVLIGRRAQAVPQDAAMEHVAGYALCLDMTARDTQEQCKKKGLPWTLAKGFGSSCPVSDFVPKEKIPDPHKLQIWLKVNGKLRQEGDTSSMIFSIPYLISYISHIFTLEEGDLILTGSPKGVGSVEANDEIEAGIRDVVSMRFKVVQGTEPRSLKGV, encoded by the coding sequence ATGGCCGGCTCCAAACCGCTGTCCCGCTTCTGGGAGTGGGGCAGGAACATCGTGTGCGTGGGGCGCAACTACGCGGAGCACGCCAAGGAGATGGGCAGCGCCCTGCCCGCCGAGCCGCTCTTCTTCCTCAAGCCCTCCTCGGCCTACGTGCGGGAAGGGTCCCCGATCGTGCGGCCCTACTACTGCCGGAACCTGCACCACGAggtggagctgggggtgctcatcGGCCGCAGGGCGCAGGCCGTGCCGCAGGACGCGGCCATGGAGCACGTGGCGGGCTATGCCCTGTGCCTGGACATGACCGCCCGCGACACCCAGGAGCAGTGCAAGAAGAAGGGGCTGCCCTGGACCTTGGCGAAAGGGTTCGGCTCCTCCTGCCCCGTCAGTGACTTCGTGCCCAAGGAGAAGATCCCAGACCCACACAAGCTGCAGATCTGGCTGAAGGTGAACGGgaagctgaggcaggagggggACACCTCGTCCATGATCTTCTCCATCCCTTACCTGATCAGCTACATCAGCCACATATTCACCTTGGAAGAAGGGGACTTGATTCTCACGGGGTCTCCCAAAGGAGTGGGGTCCGTGGAGGCCAATGATGAGATCGAGGCGGGGATCAGGGACGTGGTGTCCATGAGGTTCAAGGTGGTACAGGGCACGGAACCCAGGAGCCTAAAAGGTGTTTGA
- the HAGHL gene encoding hydroxyacylglutathione hydrolase-like protein isoform X5 produces the protein MKVKVISVLEDNYMYLVIEESTRHALAVDAAVPKRLLEIIKKEDVVLRAILTTHHHWDHARGNEELAQLLPGLQVFGADERIGALTHRVSHGQELAFGTIRVRCLFTPCHTSGHMCYFMWEDDSPDAPALFSGDTLFVGGCGQFFEGTAEQMHTNLTQILGTLPKDTKVFCGHECTVRNLKFALKVEPENEVVKEKLAWAKQRDDEDLPTVPSTLQEEFLYNPFLRLTDNFKKPKERPNPQAMLAFDWGLFGPFLEKK, from the exons ATGAAGGTGAAGGTGATCTCCGTGCTGGAGGACAACTACATGTACCTGGTGATCGAGGAGAGCACCCGGCACGCCCTGGCCGTGGACGCCGCGGTGCCCAAGCGG ctgctggagatcATCAAGAAAGAGGACGTGGTGCTCAGGGCCATCCTCACCACCCACCACCACTG GGACCACGCCAGGGGCAATGAGGAgctggcccagctgctgccaggcctgCAGGTGTTCGGGGCTGACGAGCGCATCGGGGCCCTCACCCACAGGGTCAGCCACGGCCAGGAGCTCGCg TTTGGGACCATCAGGGTGAGGTGTCTCTTCACGCCGTGCCACACCTCGGGCCACATGTGCTACTTCATGTGGGAGGACGATTCCCCAGATGCTCCAGCTCTTTTCTCAG GTGACACCCTGTTCGTGGGGGGCTGCGGGCAGTTCTTCGAGGGCACAGCGGAGCAGATGCACACCAACCTCACCCAGATCCTGGGCACCCTGCCCAAGGACACG aaagTTTTCTGTGGCCACGAATGCACCGTCAGAAACCTCAAATTCGCCTTGAAGGTGGAGCCAGAGAATGAAGTGGTGAAGGAGAAGCTGGCGTGGGCCAAA cagagggatGACGAGGACCTGCCCACGGTGCCATCCACGCTGCAGGAGGAGTTCCTGTACAACCCCTTCCTGCGGCTCAC GGACAACTTCAAGAAGCCCAAGGAGAGGCCCAACCCCCAGGCCATGCTGGCCTTCGACTGGGGGCTCTTTGGGCCCTTCCTGGAGAAGAAGTGA
- the CIAO3 gene encoding cytosolic iron-sulfur assembly component 3, which produces MAARFSGVLQLTDLDDFIAPSQECIKPVKVDKKPGKAAAKIRIEADGSYFQVNQDGEAQKLEKAKITLNDCLACSGCITSAESVLVSQQSHGELCKVLALNKAAAAHEQKLVVVSVSPQSRASLAARCKLGLLETAQKLSTFLKGLGVHHVFDTTFSRNFSLLESQQEFVRRFQRQAEDKQALPMLASACPGWICYAEKTHGSFIIPHISTTKSPQQVMGSLVKGYFAEQQHLPPDRIYHVTVMPCYDKKLEASRPDFFNQEYQTRDVDCVITTGEVLKLLEQEGVSLSDVDPSPLDTMLGRAAEELSSHRGGGSGGFLEHIFIHAARELFGVHGASIHYRPLKNKDFQEVTLERDGQVLLHFALAYGFRNIQNLVQKLKRGKCPYHYVEVMACPSGCLNGGGQIKLEGESSKEELQQVERLYESLRAESPEENQAVRELYEHWLGGWGSERALQVLHTQYHAVERASSALSIKW; this is translated from the exons ATGGCGGCGCGCTTCAGCGGGGTGCTGCAGCTGACGGATCTGGACGATTTCATCGCCCCCTCGCAG gAATGCATCAAGCCTGTCAAAGTGGacaaaaagcctggaaaagcagcagccaagATCAGAATTGAAGCTGATGGAAGCTATTTCCAGGTCAATCAG gatGGGGAAGCCCAAAAGCTGGAGAAGGCCAAAATCACCCTGAATGATTGCCTGGCCTGCAGTGGCTGCATCACCTCAGCTGAGAGTGTCCTGgtgagccagcagagccacGGGGAGCTCTGCAAGGTGCTGGCCCTCAACAAG gctgctgctgcccacgAGCAGAAGCTGGTGGTGGTTTCTGTGTCCCCCCAGTCCAGAGCCTCCCTGGCTGCAAGGTGCaaactggggctgctggagacAGCCCAGAAGCTGAGCACCTTCCTCAAGGGCTTAG gtgtgcacCACGTGTTTGACACAACCTTCTCCAGGAACTTCAGCCTCCTGGAGAGCCAGCAGGAGTTTGTGAGGCGCTTCCAGAGACAAGCAGAGGACAAACAGGCCCTGCCCATGCtggcctctgcctgcccag GCTGGATCTGCTATGCAGAGAAAACCCACGGCAGCTTCATCATCCCCCACATCAGCACCACCAAATCCCCCCAGCAGGTCATGGGCTCCCTGGTCAAGGGCTactttgcagagcagcag CACCTGCCCCCTGACAGGATCTACCACGTCACTGTCATGCCCTGCTATGACAAAAAGCTGGAGGCCTCCAGGCCAGACTTCTTCAACCAGGAATACCAGACCAGGGATGTGGATTGTGTCATCACCACAG GAGAAGtgctgaagctgctggagcaagAAGGAGTGTCCTTGTCAGATGTAGATCCTTCTCCCCTGGACACCAT GCTCGGCAGGGCTGCGGAGGAGCTGAGCTCGCACCGCGGCGGCGGCTCGGGCGGCTTCCTGGAGCACATCTTCATCCACGCTGCCCGGGAGCTCTTCGGCGTCCACGGGGCCTCCATCCACTACAGACCTCTCAA gAACAAGGACTTCCAGGAGGTGACCCTGGAGAGGGATGGGCAGGTCCTGCTCCACTTTGCTCTGGCCTATGGGTTCAGGAACATCCAGAACCTGGTGCAGAAGCTGAAGAGAGGGAAGTGCCCCTATCACTACGTGGAGGTCATGGCCTGTCCCTCAG gctgtCTGAATGGAGGAGGGCAGATCAAACTGGAGGGGGAATCCAgcaaggaggagctgcagcaggtggaGAGGTTGTATGAATCGCTGAGGGCTGAGAGCCCAGAGGAGAACCAGGCAGTGAGGGAGCTCTATGAGCActggctggggggctggggctcagagagggccctgcaggtgctgcacacACAGTACCACGCTGTggagagagccagctctgccctcagcatcAAATGGTga
- the HAGHL gene encoding hydroxyacylglutathione hydrolase-like protein isoform X3 has product MKVKVISVLEDNYMYLVIEESTRHALAVDAAVPKRLLEIIKKEDVVLRAILTTHHHWDHARGNEELAQLLPGLQVFGADERIGALTHRVSHGQELAFGTIRVRCLFTPCHTSGHMCYFMWEDDSPDAPALFSGDTLFVGGCGQFFEGTAEQMHTNLTQILGTLPKDTKVFCGHECTVRNLKFALKVEPENEVVKEKLAWAKQRDDEDLPTVPSTLQEEFLYNPFLRLTEEAVQRFTGRTDPVEVLRALRSHRDNFKKPKERPNPQAMLAFDWGLFGPFLEKK; this is encoded by the exons ATGAAGGTGAAGGTGATCTCCGTGCTGGAGGACAACTACATGTACCTGGTGATCGAGGAGAGCACCCGGCACGCCCTGGCCGTGGACGCCGCGGTGCCCAAGCGG ctgctggagatcATCAAGAAAGAGGACGTGGTGCTCAGGGCCATCCTCACCACCCACCACCACTG GGACCACGCCAGGGGCAATGAGGAgctggcccagctgctgccaggcctgCAGGTGTTCGGGGCTGACGAGCGCATCGGGGCCCTCACCCACAGGGTCAGCCACGGCCAGGAGCTCGCg TTTGGGACCATCAGGGTGAGGTGTCTCTTCACGCCGTGCCACACCTCGGGCCACATGTGCTACTTCATGTGGGAGGACGATTCCCCAGATGCTCCAGCTCTTTTCTCAG GTGACACCCTGTTCGTGGGGGGCTGCGGGCAGTTCTTCGAGGGCACAGCGGAGCAGATGCACACCAACCTCACCCAGATCCTGGGCACCCTGCCCAAGGACACG aaagTTTTCTGTGGCCACGAATGCACCGTCAGAAACCTCAAATTCGCCTTGAAGGTGGAGCCAGAGAATGAAGTGGTGAAGGAGAAGCTGGCGTGGGCCAAA cagagggatGACGAGGACCTGCCCACGGTGCCATCCACGCTGCAGGAGGAGTTCCTGTACAACCCCTTCCTGCGGCTCAC GGAGGAGGCCGTGCAGAGGTTCACGGGCAGGACAGACCCTGTGGAGGTGCTGAGGGCTCTGCGCTCCCACAGGGACAACTTCAAGAAGCCCAAGGAGAGGCCCAACCCCCAGGCCATGCTGGCCTTCGACTGGGGGCTCTTTGGGCCCTTCCTGGAGAAGAAGTGA